A segment of the Malaclemys terrapin pileata isolate rMalTer1 chromosome 1, rMalTer1.hap1, whole genome shotgun sequence genome:
GCGATGGGATATTCTGGGGGTGCACATACATGGACACACATGCAAAGACTCACATGgacccatgtgcacacacacacacatgtacacccATGCACACATATACACACGGATGCCCAGACACACCcacagatgaacacacacagctATGGACACACCACACATGAACACACACGCAATCCCAATCTGCAAGGCCTCATGGGGGAGGTGTGGTCTGAAGATGCCTAACTGATCGGGCCTTCGGGGGAGATGGGCAGGGGGAACACCAGAATTGAGACCTGAGCAAAGTCTCTGAGCAACTGGTTCGCTGTGGAGCAGCGTCAGCACACAGCCTGCTTTGTGCAGGCTACTGGCAGAACCTTCGGCTCCCgcagggttaggcagcagatGAGACGGGACTTGAGAAAGGCAGTGGTGCCTAAGTTCAGTATTTACCTGAgtgcctttgtggatctagccctggccgcctttctggaagatgctttagtcaaacacaagttgaGATTGTTCAAAGCCAATGGGGATTACTGGCTGTGGTTGGAGGAAACACTCAAGTTCACAGACGTCCACCTCTCACTTTTAAAGAACTTTTTCCTCCTTTATTTGTACAAGGTGCAGGCTCCCTGTGCAAAAACAAGCTTTTATCTGCTCTTCCCGTCCTCCCGTGGCTCTAGTGTCCCAGCTGCTTGCCCTGCTAGATCCAGGGCAATGTCCCTTTCTTAGGTGGCTAGCAGCTGTAGCACCATCGTGGGAGAAGAACatggtgtgatgctgtatgattgagtAATGACCATTtttatcattgttgctaccactgttatacaacTGCAACAAatgttgtacaaagtatgtccTGTCAGGTGCCAATGGGAAAGTTATGATTTGCAACGTATGATTATCTTGTTTATGTGCATATAACACCTTTGTGTCTGAAGTTATGATTATTGGTGATGTACAGGTATCAGATGAGCTATGCCAGTTCATATCCAAAGCCTTGGTGCTGGGGGGTCATTACTTCCAGTTCTTAttctcagttctgccactgactcattgtgtgatCTTGTGTAAATCTCGCCCGCCTGCCACACAACCCTCAGCTGCTTTTATATGGATTCCCGGgttccctccctgctcctctgtgGCATTTTGGTCAGAGCACTGTGTCCTCACtggtttcagagcggtagccatgttagtctgtatcagcaaaaacaatgaggagtccttgtggcaccttagagactaacaaatttatttgggcataagctttcgtgggctgaaacccacttcatcagatccaTGTAATGGAAAATActtaggcaggtataaatacacagcacatgaaaagatgggagttgctttaACAAGTGGGGGGTCAATGCTCAATGAGCCAATTcaagtggaagtgggctattatcaacagttgacaagaagaggtgaataccaagggagggaaaatcacttttgtagtactaatgaggccaatgcaatcaaggcggtccatttcaaacagttgacaagaaggtgtgagtatcagcaaaGGGAAATTACTTTGTGTAgtacccatccactcccagtctttattcaggccgaatttgatggtgtccagtttgcaaattccagttctgcagtttcttattggagtctggttttgaattttttttgtcgaagaattgccacttttaagtctgttattgagtgtccacgGAGATTGGAGTGCTCTCctgctggtttttgaatgttacaattcttgatgtctgatttgtgtccatttatttttttgcgtcTGGTTTGGCCaaggtacatagcagaggggcattgctggcacatgatggcatatatcacattggtagatgtgcaggtgaatgatcccctgatggtgtggctcataTGGTTACGTCCTATGGTgccccttgaatagatatgcggacagagttggcaacgggctttgttgcagggataggttcctgggttagtgttcttcttgtgtggtgtgtagttgctgcaGAGTATTTGAACCTGAAGTGAgatgtggagcaggggctgggcattGGAGGAAGAAATTGGGCAGAGGTCAGAGCCTCAGGGGTCCATTTAATAGAAATTAGACAGGTAGAATCGCGATGATTTAAGGAGTTGAACACAGAACAATTCCCTAGTTTGTCACACTGACACAGCACAGGAAGGCCAGGAAAGGATTTAGTGTCTTTTTGATTGTCTAATAAGTGACTCAGGGAAGAGGGCCCAGCACCATGTTACCAGACAGCTCTGCAGAGAGCTTagtctgagagccagagcaccaggagaaaaCTTTTAAGTCCCCTTATGAGTAAAGAGATggagcagcctgtcccggatctgtttggtcctcatcCCATAGATGATGGGATTCAGCATTGGGGGCACCAGGAGGTACACGTTGGCCATGAGAAAGTGGAAATGTAGGGGCACATTGTGGCCAAAACGGTACGTGAGTAAGGAGAAAAGACCTGGGATGTAAAAAGGCTAAGATGGCGCAGAGGTGGGAGGcgcaggtcccaaaagtcttaAGCCGAgcatcctttgtggggaggctgaagatggcTCTGAGGATCTGGATATAGGACACGGCGATAAAAAGCACATCCACACCAGTCACAGAGAATATCACAAAGAGTCCATAGTAACTACTGATGCGGATGTCGgcacaggccagcttcaccacagcTATGTGCTCACAGTAAGagtgggggatgatgttggttctgcaatatggccactgcCTCGCCAGTAAGGAATAGGGCAGTATGATCATGCCACCATGCAGCACCACGGCCAGTCCAATCTTGGCCCCCAGGCGGTTcgtcaggatggtggaatgtctcaggggatggcagatggccacgtagcgatcCAAAGCCATGGCCACGAGGATTCCAGACTCCATCACTGagaagcagtgaatgaagtacatctgggtgaggcaggcatcGAAATTGATCTCCCTGGAATtcaaccagaagatgctcagcattttgggaaTTGTGCACGTGCATAGGGCCAAGTCGGTGATGGCCAGCATACAGAGG
Coding sequences within it:
- the LOC128833482 gene encoding LOW QUALITY PROTEIN: olfactory receptor 52R1-like (The sequence of the model RefSeq protein was modified relative to this genomic sequence to represent the inferred CDS: deleted 1 base in 1 codon), which produces MSDSNKSDFTNPSTFILLGIPGLEAAYVWISIPLCAIYAIAILGNFTTLLIVKREPSLHGPMYYFLCMLAITDLALCTCTIPKMLSIFWLNSREINFDACLTQMYFIHCFSVMESGILVAMALDRYVAICHPLRHSTILTNRLGAKIGLAVVLHGGMIILPYSLLARQWPYCRTNIIPHSYCEHIAVVKLACADIRISSYYGLFVIFSVTGVDVLFIAVSYIQILRAIFSLPTKDARLKTFGTCASHLCAILAFYIPGLFSLLTYRFGHNVPLHFHFLMANVYLLVPPMLNPIIYGMRTKQIRDRLLHLFTHKGT